The Sphingopyxis sp. CCNWLW2 genome contains the following window.
CTCGCGATGATCCTCCACGCACGTGGCGCGAAGGGGCGCGGCTTTGCGCTGCTGCTCTTCTTCGTCCAGCTCATCGCCAATTTCGCCTGGTCGCCGCTGTTTTTCGGACAGCATCAGGTGACGACCGCGCTCTATGTGATCATCTTCATCCTGATGGTGACGGTCGCCACCGCCTTCGCCTTTGCACCGATCCGCAAGGCCGCGGCGTGGCTGCTCGTCCCCTATATGATCTGGCTCAGCTTTGCCGCGATCCTCAATTTCCAGATCGATCAGCGCAATCCCGATGCCGAAACCCTTGTCCCCGCCGCCGCGAGCACCCAGATAGGGTGACGGCAAGGGGATAGCCCCGACGAAGGAATATGAGACATGCAGAGCGAAAACCGCTTTTTTGACGACCTCGCCAAGATGGTGAACGGCATCGCCGGAACTGTTGCCGGCGCCGGCCGCGAAGCCGAGTCCGCGATGCGCGACCGTGCCAAGGAATGGGTCGGCCGCATGGATTTCGTCAGCCGCGAGGAATTCGAGGCGGTGAAGAAAATGGCCGCCACCGCGCGCGCCGAAGCCGAAGCGCTGAAGGCGCGGCTCGACAAGCTCGAGGGCGTGGCGAAGCCCGCGACGGCACCGAAGGCTGCGGCAAAGCCTGCTGCTGCGAAGCCGGCGGCGAAACCCGCAGCCAAGCCTGCGGCAAAGCCGAAAGCCGCCCCGAAAAAATAATCGTCATCCCGGCGCAGGCCGGGATCTCCACGGTGCGTTCGGACGCGAAGGCGAGACCCCGGCCTACGCCGGGGAGACGATTTGTGGTGAGGGTTACAGACTCGCCACTCTTTCCGTTTCCCGCTAAAGGCGCGCGCATGAGTGACGATATTTACGACGACGAAGACGGCCAGGACGCGGCCCCGATGGAGATGCTGGCATCCTATTTCGCCGCACACGACTGGC
Protein-coding sequences here:
- a CDS encoding accessory factor UbiK family protein — encoded protein: MQSENRFFDDLAKMVNGIAGTVAGAGREAESAMRDRAKEWVGRMDFVSREEFEAVKKMAATARAEAEALKARLDKLEGVAKPATAPKAAAKPAAAKPAAKPAAKPAAKPKAAPKK
- a CDS encoding TspO/MBR family protein, with the protein product MTEIATPGQLRMSYLRWALVTVPAIVLAGSLSGLLSNSGYGNRWFASLDLPPITPPGWVFATVWPLLYICLGLSLAMILHARGAKGRGFALLLFFVQLIANFAWSPLFFGQHQVTTALYVIIFILMVTVATAFAFAPIRKAAAWLLVPYMIWLSFAAILNFQIDQRNPDAETLVPAAASTQIG